Proteins from a genomic interval of Brassica napus cultivar Da-Ae unplaced genomic scaffold, Da-Ae ScsIHWf_138;HRSCAF=249, whole genome shotgun sequence:
- the LOC106375487 gene encoding uncharacterized protein LOC106375487 encodes MAQRLRYKRKRTTNSIEGELIMLSDITNQVPSGTTHTQQSYLTPTHDERTRANTRIGSTTTPTGTKTDDQVKGNPCASAKRLRKNDSFSSRSNLHTPPTSFPTSSIPLSDTTDASSSVRAQAQQEVLTPTFESSKSRLTAKGDYYFCCAAYFYEKPWEVLKIITLCLHNL; translated from the exons ATGGCTCAACGTCTTCGTTATAAGAGGAAGAGAACAACCAATTCCATTGAAGGAGAACTAATTATGTTATCTGATATTACCAATCAAGTTCCTTCTGGAACCACACATACACAACAATCTTATCTGACTCCAACGCATGATGAGAGAACTAGAGCGAATACAAGAATTGGTTCAACGACTACGCCTACTGGAACTAAAACAGATGACCAAGTCAAAGGAAACCCGTGTGCATCTGCTAAGAGGCTAAGAAAGAACGATTCTTTTTCAT CCCGTTCTAACCTTCACACACCACCAACTTCTTTTCCTACAAGCTCTATACCTCTATCTGATACGACCGATGCCAGTTCTTCTGTAAGGGCACAGGCACAACAAGAGGTTCTAACTCCTACATTTGAATCATCTAAGTCCAGATTAACAGCTAAAggtgattattatttttgttgtgCTGCGTATTTTTATGAGAAGCCTTGGGAAGTTTTAAAGATTATAACATTATGTCTGCATAATTTATAA